From a region of the Tenggerimyces flavus genome:
- a CDS encoding hemolysin family protein codes for MSLGTGLLLIGLLLLANAFFVGAEFALVSVRRERIQSLAEEGYGSARMVLWALKRVSLLIAAAQLGVTVCSVALGVVGEPTIAHLLEKPFEAAHLPDEATGFVSFALALLVVTWLHVVLGEMVPKNLTLAGPERAALILGPPLIGLARILNPLVVVLNAIANGTLRLLRVEPRDDVESTIGEDDVEGLVAESHREGLMDPDEHEIVQEALAFSDRRVETVLIDVDQVVVVAPEVTPEQIEQHAGASGYTRFPVWDGSAFHGYVHLKDVLLDDQGVRAAPVRRELIRDLPEVSLDTTLVAVLSTLRRTGTHIAQVLDADATPRGIVALDDVLANLVPNRRP; via the coding sequence ATGAGCCTCGGAACCGGCCTGCTGCTGATCGGCCTGCTGCTGTTGGCGAACGCGTTCTTCGTCGGCGCCGAGTTCGCGCTGGTGTCCGTACGCCGCGAACGGATCCAGTCGCTCGCCGAGGAGGGGTACGGCTCGGCCCGGATGGTCCTGTGGGCGCTCAAGCGCGTCTCGCTGCTGATCGCCGCGGCACAGCTCGGCGTCACGGTCTGCTCGGTCGCGCTCGGCGTCGTGGGCGAGCCGACGATCGCGCACCTGTTGGAGAAGCCGTTCGAGGCCGCGCACCTCCCCGACGAGGCGACGGGCTTCGTCTCGTTCGCGCTCGCCCTGCTCGTGGTGACGTGGCTGCACGTCGTCCTCGGCGAGATGGTGCCGAAGAACCTCACCCTCGCCGGCCCCGAACGTGCCGCGCTCATTCTCGGTCCGCCGCTGATCGGGTTGGCGCGGATCCTCAACCCGCTCGTGGTCGTTCTGAACGCGATCGCCAACGGCACCTTGCGGCTGCTGCGGGTCGAGCCGCGCGACGACGTCGAGAGCACGATCGGCGAAGACGACGTGGAGGGACTCGTCGCGGAGTCCCACCGCGAGGGACTGATGGACCCCGACGAGCACGAGATCGTGCAGGAGGCGCTCGCGTTCAGCGACCGTCGCGTCGAGACCGTGCTGATCGACGTCGACCAGGTCGTCGTGGTCGCCCCGGAAGTCACGCCGGAACAGATCGAGCAGCACGCCGGGGCGTCCGGCTACACGCGCTTCCCGGTGTGGGACGGGTCGGCGTTCCATGGGTACGTGCACCTCAAGGACGTGCTGCTCGACGACCAGGGCGTCCGCGCGGCGCCGGTGCGGCGGGAGCTGATCCGCGATCTCCCCGAGGTCAGCCTCGACACCACGCTGGTCGCGGTGCTGTCGACGTTGCGACGTACGGGAACGCACATCGCCCAGGTGCTCGACGCCGACGCCACCCCGCGCGGCATCGTCGCGCTGGACGACGTCCTCGCCAACCTGGTGCCGAACCGCCGACCCTAG
- a CDS encoding hemolysin family protein, which yields MTQWLLVLLGLAMVLACALFVAAEFAMVTVNRATVERAASQGDRQAQGVLKALQSLSTQLSGAQVGITVTNITIGYLAEPSVAQLIDGPLEATGLSEGTTRTVAFAIALVVANGVTMVFGELVPKNLAIARPFDVAKFVQRPQRMFTSITRPLTVSCNAVANAIVRLFGIEPQEELKTARLPEELASLVRRSAESGTLPERTATLVERTLRFDDKFASDVLTPRTKMVTVPARASLQHIVEMSRQHGFSRFPVVADSVDDVVGMVELAQAMKAPYDDRGRVRIREIMGDPVLVPASLPLDELLWRLREENTELAVVVDEYGGTAGLVTFEDLVEEIVGSIEDEHDQRTVDVRRTEDGGWQVSGLLRPDEIADATGIRLRESRLGHETIAGLLLEQLGRIPAVGDEVVIDGVHLVVEKMDRHRVEWVRLFQDDDGADDESDDA from the coding sequence GTGACCCAGTGGCTCCTCGTTCTCCTCGGCCTCGCGATGGTGTTGGCCTGCGCCCTCTTCGTGGCGGCGGAGTTCGCGATGGTCACGGTCAACCGGGCCACGGTCGAACGGGCCGCCAGCCAAGGGGATCGGCAGGCGCAGGGGGTGCTCAAAGCGCTGCAGAGCCTGTCCACCCAGCTCTCCGGCGCCCAGGTCGGTATCACGGTCACGAACATCACCATCGGCTACCTCGCCGAGCCCTCCGTCGCCCAGCTCATCGACGGCCCTCTAGAAGCAACGGGGCTCAGCGAGGGCACCACCAGGACGGTAGCGTTCGCCATCGCCCTCGTGGTGGCGAACGGCGTCACGATGGTGTTCGGCGAGCTCGTGCCGAAGAACCTCGCGATCGCCAGACCGTTCGACGTCGCGAAGTTCGTCCAACGCCCGCAGCGCATGTTCACCAGCATCACCAGGCCGCTCACCGTCTCCTGCAACGCGGTCGCGAACGCGATCGTCCGGCTGTTCGGCATCGAACCGCAGGAGGAGCTCAAGACCGCCCGCCTGCCTGAAGAACTCGCCAGCCTGGTCAGGCGGTCCGCCGAGTCCGGCACGCTCCCCGAACGCACCGCCACGCTCGTCGAACGCACGCTGCGGTTCGACGACAAGTTCGCCTCCGACGTCCTCACCCCGCGCACCAAGATGGTCACCGTCCCCGCGCGCGCCAGCCTGCAGCACATCGTCGAGATGTCCCGCCAGCATGGCTTCTCGCGCTTCCCGGTCGTCGCCGACAGCGTCGACGACGTCGTCGGCATGGTCGAGCTCGCGCAGGCGATGAAGGCACCGTACGACGACCGCGGCCGGGTACGGATCCGCGAGATCATGGGCGACCCCGTGCTCGTTCCGGCCAGCCTCCCGCTCGACGAGCTGCTCTGGCGGTTGCGCGAAGAGAACACCGAGCTCGCCGTCGTTGTGGACGAGTACGGCGGCACGGCCGGGCTCGTCACGTTCGAGGACCTCGTCGAGGAGATCGTCGGCAGCATCGAGGACGAGCACGACCAGCGGACCGTCGACGTACGACGCACCGAGGACGGCGGCTGGCAGGTGTCCGGCCTGCTCCGCCCGGACGAGATCGCCGACGCCACCGGGATCCGGCTGCGCGAGTCGCGCCTCGGCCACGAGACGATCGCCGGCCTGCTGCTCGAACAGCTCGGCCGCATCCCGGCCGTCGGAGACGAGGTCGTGATCGACGGCGTCCACCTCGTCGTGGAGAAGATGGACCGCCACCGGGTCGAGTGGGTACGCCTCTTCCAGGACGACGACGGCGCCGACGACGAGAGCGACGACGCATGA
- a CDS encoding ABC transporter ATP-binding protein: protein MTNTSGMAVRLDGLTKSFGAVRAVRGVDLDIAPGEVVALLGPNGAGKSTTIDMLLGLARPDHGSARIFGREPQAAVAEGLVGAMLQAGTILPDVTVGELVDLFGSLHKKPIPVEEALERAGIADLAKRPTNKLSGGQIQRVRFALAVVTDPELLVLDEPTVAMDVEARRSFWTTMHELTATGRTVLFATHYLAEADEYADRVVLMREGEIVADGTAAQIKSRVAGRSISMTLEHADLRRLAELPGVDEARHGRQGRVVLRCADSDLALRALLATYPDAVDIEVESVDLEEAFLALTSVGSTS, encoded by the coding sequence ATGACGAACACCTCCGGTATGGCCGTGCGGCTCGACGGCCTGACCAAGAGCTTTGGAGCCGTACGTGCCGTGCGCGGCGTCGATCTCGACATCGCGCCCGGCGAGGTCGTGGCGCTGCTGGGTCCCAACGGAGCCGGCAAGTCCACGACCATCGACATGCTGCTCGGGCTCGCCCGACCCGACCACGGCAGCGCGCGGATCTTCGGGCGCGAGCCCCAGGCGGCGGTGGCCGAGGGCCTCGTCGGCGCGATGCTGCAGGCGGGCACGATCCTCCCCGACGTGACCGTTGGTGAACTGGTTGACCTCTTTGGCTCGTTGCACAAGAAGCCGATCCCGGTCGAGGAGGCGTTGGAACGGGCCGGCATCGCCGACCTCGCCAAGCGCCCGACGAACAAGCTGTCCGGTGGCCAGATCCAGCGCGTAAGGTTCGCGCTCGCGGTCGTCACCGACCCCGAGCTGCTCGTGCTCGACGAGCCCACGGTCGCGATGGACGTCGAAGCCAGGCGGTCGTTCTGGACCACGATGCACGAGCTCACCGCCACCGGGCGGACCGTGCTGTTCGCGACGCACTACCTCGCCGAGGCGGACGAGTATGCCGACCGCGTCGTGCTCATGCGCGAGGGCGAGATCGTCGCCGACGGCACCGCCGCGCAGATCAAGAGTCGCGTCGCCGGCCGTTCGATCAGCATGACGCTCGAGCACGCGGACCTGCGCCGGCTCGCCGAGCTTCCGGGCGTCGACGAAGCGCGACACGGACGGCAGGGCCGCGTCGTACTGCGCTGCGCCGACTCCGACCTCGCGCTGCGCGCGCTGCTCGCCACCTATCCGGACGCCGTCGACATCGAGGTCGAGAGCGTCGATCTCGAGGAGGCGTTCCTCGCCCTGACCTCCGTAGGGAGCACGTCATGA
- a CDS encoding glycoside hydrolase family 15 protein: MGERIARRIEDYALIGDLQTAALVSNVGSIDWLCLPRFDSGACFAALLGTTDNGHWQLAPVDATGPATRREYRGDTLILHTEWDTPTGSVRVIDLMPPRDEAPDVVRIVEGVSGRVEMRSCLRLRFDYGEIVPWVRRIDGQVAGVAGPDSAWLRSDVPTYGRDFTTYSDFAVSEGERVGFVLTWHPSHLPPPAPVSAEEELAATEKLWAEWASRGTYTGEWREAVVRSLLTLKALTYEPTGGIVAAATTSLPESLGGERNWDYRYCWLRDATMTLSALLRGGFTEEAAAWRQWLLRAIAGSPDDLQIMYGVAGERRLLEYEVKWLDGYEDSRPVRVGNAAVDQLQLDVYGEVMDALSLVRAHGIPPDAESWSLQSLLIDHLETIWREPDMGIWEVRGGRRHFTHSKVMAWVAFDRAIEGVERYGLAGPVESWRTIRDEIHAEVCAKGFDAARNTFTQSYGSPALDASLLLIPQVGFLPPSDPRVVGTIEAVQRELTHDGMVLRYLDDGSDVDGLAGQEGTFLACSFWLADGLHLIGRQDEARALFERLLSRRNAVGLLAEEYSPAQERMLGNFPQAYSHISLVNTAFRLSADS; the protein is encoded by the coding sequence ATGGGAGAGCGCATCGCCCGCCGGATCGAGGACTACGCCCTCATCGGCGACCTGCAGACCGCGGCACTGGTGAGCAACGTCGGTTCGATCGACTGGCTGTGCCTGCCGCGGTTCGACTCCGGCGCCTGCTTCGCCGCGCTGCTCGGCACGACGGACAACGGGCACTGGCAGCTCGCGCCGGTCGACGCGACCGGTCCGGCGACGCGGCGCGAGTACCGGGGCGACACGCTTATCCTGCACACCGAGTGGGACACGCCCACGGGCTCGGTGCGGGTCATAGACCTGATGCCGCCGCGCGACGAGGCGCCGGACGTCGTCCGGATCGTCGAGGGCGTGTCCGGTCGCGTCGAGATGCGGAGCTGCCTGCGGCTGCGGTTCGACTACGGCGAGATCGTGCCGTGGGTGCGGCGCATCGACGGCCAGGTCGCGGGCGTCGCGGGGCCGGACTCGGCGTGGCTGCGTTCGGACGTTCCGACGTACGGGCGGGACTTCACGACGTACTCCGACTTCGCCGTGTCGGAGGGCGAACGCGTCGGCTTCGTGCTCACCTGGCACCCGTCGCACCTCCCGCCGCCGGCGCCGGTCTCGGCCGAGGAGGAACTCGCGGCGACCGAGAAGCTCTGGGCGGAGTGGGCCTCGCGCGGGACGTACACCGGCGAGTGGCGCGAGGCCGTTGTCAGGTCGCTGTTGACACTGAAGGCGCTGACGTACGAGCCGACCGGCGGCATCGTCGCGGCGGCGACGACCTCGCTGCCGGAGTCGTTGGGCGGCGAACGCAACTGGGACTACCGCTACTGCTGGCTGCGCGACGCCACGATGACGCTGTCGGCCTTGCTGCGCGGCGGATTCACCGAGGAGGCGGCCGCGTGGCGGCAGTGGCTGCTGCGCGCGATCGCCGGCTCGCCGGACGACCTGCAGATCATGTACGGCGTCGCCGGCGAGCGGCGGCTGCTCGAGTACGAGGTGAAGTGGCTCGACGGGTACGAGGACTCGAGGCCGGTCCGGGTCGGGAACGCCGCGGTCGACCAGCTGCAGCTCGACGTCTACGGCGAGGTGATGGACGCGCTGAGCCTGGTCCGCGCCCACGGGATACCGCCGGACGCCGAGAGCTGGTCGCTGCAGTCCTTGCTGATCGACCACCTGGAGACAATCTGGCGCGAGCCCGACATGGGCATCTGGGAGGTCCGCGGCGGCCGGCGCCACTTCACGCACTCCAAGGTGATGGCGTGGGTGGCTTTCGACCGCGCGATCGAGGGCGTCGAGCGGTACGGCCTGGCAGGGCCGGTCGAGAGCTGGCGAACGATCCGCGACGAGATCCACGCCGAGGTCTGCGCGAAGGGCTTCGACGCCGCGCGGAACACGTTCACCCAGTCGTACGGCTCGCCCGCACTCGACGCGTCGCTGCTCCTGATCCCGCAGGTCGGCTTCCTGCCGCCTTCGGATCCGCGGGTGGTGGGGACGATCGAGGCTGTCCAGCGTGAGTTGACGCACGACGGGATGGTCCTGCGGTACCTCGACGACGGGTCGGACGTCGACGGGCTCGCGGGGCAGGAGGGCACGTTCCTCGCCTGCTCGTTCTGGCTCGCCGACGGCCTGCATCTGATCGGCCGTCAGGACGAGGCGCGGGCTTTGTTCGAGCGGTTGCTGTCGCGGCGGAACGCTGTCGGGCTGCTCGCGGAGGAGTACTCGCCTGCGCAGGAGCGGATGCTGGGCAACTTCCCGCAGGCGTACAGCCACATCTCGTTAGTCAACACCGCGTTCCGGCTGTCCGCCGACTCCTAG
- a CDS encoding SURF1 family cytochrome oxidase biogenesis protein: MYRVLLRPRWLLMLLVVALLVTLFIGLGNWQLSRLETRRAHNAIIEANIDGPPRPVADALTPDQPVEAKAEWQPITATGQYDTEHQLLVRYRPLEGEPGFEILTPLVTTDGSTLLVDRGWVPSGGSANEPSDVPEPPAGDVTVTGRLRLSERGSANQVHPETGQVRFIVVPRIAGWLGTPTYGGFLELTEQVPAAGDSPHLLPAPELDEGPHMGYALQWFLFALIAAVGVVLLAFDEANGGKLRERIRHNR; this comes from the coding sequence GTGTATCGGGTCCTGCTTCGGCCGCGCTGGCTGCTCATGCTCCTGGTCGTCGCACTGCTCGTCACCTTGTTCATCGGGCTCGGCAACTGGCAGCTGAGCCGGTTGGAGACCCGGCGGGCGCACAACGCGATCATCGAGGCCAACATCGACGGCCCGCCGCGTCCGGTCGCCGACGCCCTCACGCCGGACCAGCCGGTCGAGGCCAAGGCCGAGTGGCAGCCGATCACGGCCACTGGCCAGTACGACACCGAGCACCAGCTGCTGGTGCGCTACCGCCCGCTCGAGGGCGAGCCCGGGTTCGAGATCCTCACGCCCCTGGTCACGACCGACGGCTCGACGCTGCTCGTCGACCGCGGCTGGGTGCCGTCCGGCGGCAGCGCGAACGAGCCGTCCGACGTTCCCGAGCCGCCCGCCGGCGACGTCACGGTCACCGGGCGGCTCCGGCTGAGCGAACGCGGCTCCGCCAACCAGGTCCACCCGGAGACCGGGCAGGTGCGGTTCATCGTCGTACCGCGAATCGCCGGCTGGCTGGGGACGCCCACGTACGGCGGCTTCCTCGAGCTCACCGAGCAGGTGCCCGCGGCGGGCGACAGCCCGCACCTGCTGCCGGCGCCCGAGCTCGACGAGGGACCGCACATGGGGTACGCGCTCCAGTGGTTCCTGTTCGCGCTGATCGCGGCCGTCGGGGTGGTCCTGCTCGCGTTCGACGAGGCGAACGGCGGCAAGCTCCGGGAGCGCATCCGGCACAACCGGTAG
- a CDS encoding DUF3099 domain-containing protein — MQVKPKRQVFRITGAPRALKEDVRSREVRYLLSMGFRTACFVAAIVTHGILRWLLVVAAFVLPYVAVVLANAGRERREAGPAAFVPPTGRELPAGPESPPDTPKQNPGHAV; from the coding sequence ATGCAGGTCAAGCCGAAGAGGCAGGTGTTCCGGATCACCGGGGCGCCGCGCGCTCTCAAGGAAGACGTGCGCTCCCGCGAGGTGCGTTATCTGCTGTCGATGGGCTTCCGGACCGCATGTTTCGTCGCGGCGATTGTTACTCACGGCATTCTTCGTTGGCTGCTCGTCGTAGCCGCTTTCGTCCTTCCGTACGTCGCTGTCGTTCTCGCGAATGCCGGTCGAGAGCGTCGAGAAGCCGGTCCGGCGGCCTTCGTTCCCCCAACGGGACGGGAACTTCCGGCGGGTCCGGAAAGCCCGCCCGACACGCCGAAACAAAATCCCGGGCATGCCGTCTAG
- the moaA gene encoding GTP 3',8-cyclase MoaA, which produces MQENGKLADRYGRVATDLRVSLTDRCNLRCTYCMPAEGLDWLPSEELLTNDEIVRLVSVAVRLLGVDGVRFTGGEPIVRRGLVEIVAGVAALEPRPKIAMTTNGIGLARLAGPLRSAGLDRINVSLDTLRPDRFVTLARRDRLPDVLAGMAAAASAGLTPVKVNAVLMRGVNEDEAASLLSWCLERGYELRFIEQMPLDAQHGWRRDTMITADEILERLSEKFSLTPEPSSSRGSAPAERFVVNGGPGTVGIIASVTRPFCGDCDRVRLTADGQVRNCLFARDESDLRTALRAGASDAELAVRWRAAVAGKQAGHGIDDPTFLQPTRPMSAIGG; this is translated from the coding sequence GTGCAGGAGAACGGAAAGCTCGCCGACCGCTACGGCCGGGTCGCGACCGACCTGCGGGTTTCACTGACCGATCGGTGCAACCTGCGCTGCACGTACTGCATGCCCGCGGAAGGTCTGGACTGGCTGCCGTCCGAGGAGCTGTTGACCAACGACGAGATCGTGCGCCTGGTCTCGGTCGCGGTCCGGCTGCTCGGCGTGGACGGCGTCCGCTTCACCGGTGGCGAGCCGATCGTCCGGCGCGGACTGGTCGAGATCGTCGCGGGCGTCGCGGCCCTGGAGCCGCGGCCGAAGATCGCGATGACGACGAACGGGATCGGGCTGGCCCGGCTGGCTGGCCCGTTGCGCTCGGCTGGGTTGGACCGGATCAATGTGTCGTTGGACACGTTGCGCCCGGATCGCTTCGTCACGCTGGCGCGTCGCGACCGGCTGCCCGACGTTCTCGCAGGCATGGCCGCCGCGGCTTCGGCGGGGCTGACGCCGGTGAAGGTGAACGCGGTGCTGATGCGCGGGGTCAACGAGGACGAGGCGGCGTCGCTGTTGTCGTGGTGCCTGGAGCGTGGTTACGAGCTGCGCTTCATCGAGCAGATGCCGCTGGACGCCCAGCACGGCTGGCGGCGCGACACGATGATCACCGCGGACGAGATCCTGGAGCGGTTGAGCGAGAAGTTCTCTTTGACGCCGGAGCCTTCGTCTTCGCGGGGGAGTGCGCCGGCCGAACGGTTCGTGGTGAACGGCGGTCCCGGAACGGTGGGGATCATCGCGTCAGTGACCCGCCCGTTCTGCGGCGACTGCGACCGGGTGCGGCTCACGGCGGACGGCCAGGTGCGCAACTGCCTGTTCGCCCGGGACGAGTCGGACCTGCGAACGGCCTTGCGGGCTGGCGCATCCGACGCTGAACTAGCCGTCCGCTGGCGCGCCGCGGTGGCGGGAAAGCAAGCAGGGCACGGAATCGACGACCCAACGTTCCTGCAACCCACCCGCCCCATGTCCGCCATCGGCGGCTGA